The following proteins come from a genomic window of Deltaproteobacteria bacterium:
- a CDS encoding response regulator, protein MSKKYVLIVDDDPDLVETVSMMLKNKGYEVGKAYDGIEGEEAIKKRQPDVLVLDVMMPRKDGYKLCAELKANKWTQDIPIILLTAVGEAVPSTSYTHAQGMTTEADDYIPKPVDAETLVQAVENLMPE, encoded by the coding sequence ATGTCAAAAAAATATGTACTTATTGTCGATGACGATCCAGATTTGGTGGAAACTGTTTCTATGATGCTCAAGAACAAGGGATACGAAGTTGGTAAGGCCTACGACGGCATTGAGGGCGAGGAGGCCATCAAAAAGCGCCAACCAGACGTCCTCGTCCTGGACGTAATGATGCCACGAAAAGATGGCTACAAACTTTGTGCTGAACTAAAAGCGAACAAGTGGACCCAAGATATTCCCATTATTCTTCTGACTGCGGTGGGTGAAGCAGTGCCCTCAACCAGTTACACCCACGCCCAGGGGATGACCACGGAGGCTGATGACTACATCCCGAAACCTGTCGACGCAGAAACTTTAGTGCAGGCGGTTGAGAACTTGATGCCGGAATAG
- a CDS encoding ACT domain-containing protein — METIKLGGFKLLQRGAQVAALLPTAEPCTVGAVCSPLAESKINLTLLTYVCLHEYKWRSAAFCTEGSAGAASASLLGEQFSRVALSEDVCTLSIFPHNNEPSITGTLLNTVTAQGIPVRGLASSPSAMSIIIPREHSELAIASLFRPFHFPSYRSPADWHAAYDGQQDRLEEIVARYQEQVIRIYGVVARRELDLWSAFVPAVEISSFATVLASLDGSRYRLPFVVALPISAEVLLSVCCFEGARSAEQQHIFLEEIPEGSWTHHGPVGGFSLHGPHFGDRHGIAKAVADVLEQAHIPILAMSCAVSTISAIVPEENLARALQLIERCFEKPSLPPRQKKT, encoded by the coding sequence ATGGAGACAATCAAACTGGGGGGCTTCAAGCTTCTGCAAAGAGGAGCTCAGGTGGCTGCGCTGTTGCCCACAGCCGAGCCGTGCACTGTGGGGGCTGTCTGTTCTCCTCTGGCAGAAAGCAAGATCAACTTGACCCTCCTGACCTATGTCTGCCTCCATGAATACAAATGGCGGAGTGCTGCTTTCTGTACTGAAGGCAGCGCAGGAGCTGCCAGCGCCAGCCTCCTGGGCGAGCAGTTTTCCCGTGTTGCCCTGTCCGAGGACGTTTGCACTCTTTCCATATTCCCGCACAACAATGAACCAAGCATTACCGGTACCCTGCTCAACACGGTGACAGCGCAAGGGATACCTGTTCGCGGCCTAGCCAGTTCACCTTCTGCCATGTCCATCATAATTCCAAGAGAGCACAGTGAACTTGCCATTGCTTCCCTTTTCCGGCCCTTCCACTTTCCCAGCTACAGATCACCGGCCGATTGGCATGCTGCTTATGATGGTCAACAGGACCGACTCGAGGAAATCGTCGCCCGCTATCAGGAGCAGGTAATAAGGATTTATGGCGTGGTGGCCCGGCGCGAGCTGGATCTCTGGAGCGCATTTGTGCCGGCGGTTGAGATAAGCAGTTTCGCCACTGTGCTCGCCTCTCTGGACGGCAGCAGATACCGACTGCCTTTTGTGGTGGCCCTGCCCATTTCGGCGGAAGTGCTCTTGAGTGTTTGCTGTTTCGAGGGAGCAAGATCAGCAGAGCAGCAGCATATTTTTTTAGAAGAGATACCGGAAGGCTCCTGGACTCACCATGGCCCCGTTGGCGGCTTTTCACTCCATGGGCCACACTTTGGCGACCGCCATGGCATTGCCAAGGCTGTGGCAGACGTACTGGAGCAGGCTCATATTCCCATATTGGCCATGAGTTGTGCAGTTTCCACAATCTCGGCAATCGTGCCCGAGGAGAATCTGGCAAGGGCACTCCAGCTGATCGAGCGCTGTTTCGAAAAGCCTTCCTTGCCGCCGCGCCAGAAAAAGACGTGA
- a CDS encoding hydrogenase iron-sulfur subunit, producing the protein MNQFEPVIVAFCCSYUAYSAADLAGSMRLSYPANVRIVKVPCTGRVAIIHILKALEQGADGVFVAGCLEGDCHYQSGNLRAKKRVAYVQGILDQIGIGSERVGMYNLSAGMGPRFAEIAREMTEKIRNLGPSPIKPGVSQGPGKPSGEVAA; encoded by the coding sequence ATGAATCAATTCGAACCGGTAATTGTTGCATTTTGCTGCAGCTACTGAGCCTATTCCGCAGCGGACCTGGCAGGTTCCATGAGGCTCAGCTACCCGGCAAACGTCAGAATTGTCAAAGTACCCTGTACTGGCAGAGTAGCCATTATCCACATTTTGAAAGCACTCGAGCAGGGTGCTGACGGGGTTTTCGTGGCAGGCTGTCTGGAAGGCGATTGCCACTATCAGTCAGGAAATCTGCGTGCCAAGAAACGGGTGGCCTATGTACAGGGCATCCTGGATCAGATAGGCATCGGCTCTGAAAGGGTTGGCATGTACAACCTGTCAGCTGGAATGGGCCCAAGATTTGCCGAAATCGCCAGAGAAATGACCGAAAAAATAAGGAACCTGGGGCCGAGTCCAATAAAGCCCGGTGTCAGCCAGGGACCCGGAAAGCCCAGTGGGGAGGTGGCCGCATGA
- a CDS encoding methylenetetrahydrofolate reductase produces MKTTTPSKLEAIIAAGHLAVTSECGPPRSCDGGIVEHKAELIKDHVDAINVTDNQTAVVRLCSLASCIRIKQMGLEPVLQMVTRDRNRIAIQSDLLGAASFGIHNVLCLTGDHQHFGDHPNSINVFDLDSTQLIQTVKLMRDEGRLIGGFELKERPQMFIGAAANPFADPFEIRVARLAKKVAAGVQFIQTQCIYNMEKFKSWLQQVRDRALHEKVAILAGLTPMKNVGMARYMKNRVPGIDVPDEIISRLAGVPKEKQAEEGIKICVEQIEELKEEEGIRGFHIMAIEWEQKVPEIVERAGLYPRPQVSAA; encoded by the coding sequence ATGAAAACTACAACACCGAGCAAACTGGAAGCCATTATTGCAGCAGGACATCTGGCGGTAACTTCAGAGTGCGGTCCACCGCGCAGTTGTGACGGCGGGATCGTCGAGCACAAGGCTGAACTGATAAAGGACCATGTGGATGCCATAAATGTCACAGACAATCAGACCGCTGTGGTGCGGTTGTGCAGCCTGGCCTCCTGCATCCGGATCAAACAGATGGGTTTGGAGCCGGTGCTGCAAATGGTTACCAGGGACCGCAACCGCATTGCCATCCAGAGCGATCTTCTCGGTGCAGCCTCTTTCGGCATTCACAACGTACTCTGCTTGACGGGCGACCACCAGCACTTCGGTGACCATCCCAACAGTATCAATGTCTTCGACCTGGATTCCACCCAACTCATTCAGACTGTAAAATTAATGCGGGACGAAGGCAGGCTGATCGGAGGGTTTGAACTGAAAGAACGACCGCAGATGTTCATCGGTGCCGCAGCCAATCCATTTGCAGATCCATTTGAAATCAGAGTGGCACGCCTGGCCAAGAAGGTGGCAGCCGGCGTGCAATTCATCCAGACGCAGTGTATCTACAACATGGAGAAATTCAAGTCCTGGCTGCAGCAGGTTCGTGATCGCGCCCTGCACGAAAAGGTGGCAATTCTCGCTGGCTTGACTCCCATGAAGAACGTAGGCATGGCCAGGTATATGAAAAATCGGGTGCCAGGTATCGACGTGCCCGATGAGATCATTAGCAGGCTGGCTGGTGTTCCCAAAGAAAAACAAGCAGAGGAAGGCATAAAAATTTGCGTGGAACAGATCGAGGAACTCAAGGAGGAAGAAGGAATCAGGGGCTTCCACATTATGGCCATCGAGTGGGAGCAAAAGGTGCCAGAGATTGTGGAGAGGGCTGGGCTCTATCCGCGGCCACAGGTGAGTGCTGCCTGA
- a CDS encoding IMP cyclohydrolase yields MRVKIQRAILSVTDKSGLVPFARSLGEMAVEILSTGGTARQLREGGIEVRDISDFTGFPEMLDGRVKTLHPKVHAGILAQRDNPAHMQTMAEHDLHPIDMVVVNLYAFEKAVARQGCTLEEAVENIDIGGPTLLRAAAKNYRHVAVVVDPADYDGIIAEMRANDGALSLESRFKLAKKVFRLTHEYDGAISRYLEKVQPDIP; encoded by the coding sequence ATGCGAGTCAAAATTCAGAGGGCGATTCTCAGTGTCACTGACAAATCAGGTCTGGTGCCTTTTGCCAGATCTCTAGGTGAGATGGCTGTGGAAATTCTTTCTACTGGCGGTACTGCCAGGCAGTTGCGTGAGGGAGGCATAGAGGTTCGCGACATTTCAGATTTTACTGGCTTCCCAGAGATGCTGGACGGCAGGGTCAAGACGCTGCATCCTAAGGTACACGCCGGCATCCTGGCTCAGCGGGACAACCCGGCTCACATGCAAACCATGGCCGAGCATGATTTGCACCCTATCGACATGGTGGTCGTTAATCTGTACGCCTTTGAAAAGGCCGTAGCTCGGCAAGGTTGTACTCTGGAGGAAGCCGTAGAGAACATTGACATTGGCGGCCCCACCCTGCTCAGGGCTGCAGCCAAGAACTATCGACACGTGGCAGTGGTGGTGGATCCAGCTGACTATGACGGCATTATTGCAGAAATGAGAGCAAATGACGGCGCCCTAAGCTTGGAGAGCCGTTTCAAACTGGCCAAAAAGGTATTTCGGCTCACTCATGAATATGATGGGGCCATTAGCAGATATTTGGAGAAGGTGCAGCCGGATATCCCCTGA
- a CDS encoding AAA family ATPase → MLKKKGYTIAFAGKGGTGKTTLAGLMVRFLKEHDMVPILAVDADSNTNFNEVLGLTVEETLGHAREQMRKDVPVGITKDMWMEMKVEQSLVEANGFDLIAMGQPEGPGCYCAANNLLSRFIDRLVSNYAYLVVDNEAGMEHFSRLTTKDIDLLMVVSDPSRRGVLSAMRIFELVDGLTLRVGRKFLLINQYRNGLPPLVAEQIQTLGHEAVMTVPEDDLIRQFDLEGKPTVQLPPESAAWQAAKEIYAKLLL, encoded by the coding sequence ATGCTGAAGAAAAAAGGCTACACAATAGCTTTTGCTGGTAAAGGTGGCACTGGCAAGACTACCCTTGCCGGGCTCATGGTGCGCTTCCTCAAGGAGCACGACATGGTGCCCATACTTGCAGTTGATGCAGATTCCAATACCAATTTCAACGAGGTGCTGGGTCTCACTGTGGAGGAAACCCTGGGACATGCCCGCGAGCAAATGCGCAAAGACGTTCCCGTGGGTATAACCAAGGACATGTGGATGGAGATGAAGGTAGAACAGTCCCTGGTAGAGGCCAACGGCTTTGATCTCATCGCCATGGGCCAGCCTGAGGGGCCCGGGTGCTACTGCGCTGCCAACAATCTGTTGAGCAGATTCATAGATCGCCTGGTGAGCAACTATGCCTATCTGGTTGTGGACAACGAAGCCGGCATGGAGCATTTCAGTCGGCTCACTACCAAGGACATCGATCTGCTCATGGTGGTCTCCGACCCCAGTCGCCGAGGCGTGCTGTCTGCCATGCGGATCTTCGAATTGGTTGACGGACTGACCCTGCGGGTGGGTCGAAAGTTTCTGCTGATCAACCAGTATCGTAATGGGCTGCCACCTCTCGTTGCTGAACAGATTCAGACTCTGGGCCACGAGGCAGTGATGACGGTACCGGAAGACGATCTTATTCGGCAATTCGATCTGGAAGGCAAACCTACAGTGCAACTGCCGCCTGAATCCGCGGCCTGGCAGGCGGCAAAAGAGATCTATGCCAAACTGCTTTTATAG
- a CDS encoding methylenetetrahydrofolate reductase C-terminal domain-containing protein, translated as MIMAKPKSIEEIIKQIEEFDRVLIAGCDGCVTVCEAGGLKEVQVLASSLRLYFTKEGKRMEIEETSLTRQCDKDYLRELLDTIDNYDAVVSLACGAGVQFMAEMYHNKPIFPGVDTCFIGVTEERGVWSERCQACGQCILATTGGICPVSRCSKRMLNGPCGGSEKGKCEVDAEIDCGWHLIYERLKELGQLERFEQPTDPKDWASSRDGGPRKIVREDVKL; from the coding sequence ATGATTATGGCAAAACCCAAGTCTATAGAAGAAATAATCAAGCAGATCGAAGAGTTCGACAGAGTACTCATTGCCGGCTGCGACGGCTGCGTCACGGTCTGCGAAGCAGGTGGACTCAAAGAGGTTCAGGTGTTGGCCTCGTCTTTGCGCCTCTATTTCACGAAAGAGGGCAAACGGATGGAGATCGAAGAAACCAGTCTCACCAGACAATGCGACAAGGACTACTTGCGTGAACTTCTCGATACTATAGACAATTATGACGCAGTAGTGTCATTGGCCTGTGGTGCCGGTGTTCAGTTTATGGCGGAGATGTATCACAACAAACCCATCTTCCCCGGCGTGGACACCTGCTTCATCGGGGTGACAGAGGAACGGGGAGTATGGTCCGAGAGATGTCAGGCCTGTGGCCAGTGCATCCTGGCCACCACCGGGGGGATTTGTCCTGTATCACGATGTTCCAAACGGATGCTCAACGGCCCCTGCGGCGGCTCGGAAAAAGGCAAGTGTGAGGTCGATGCAGAAATCGATTGCGGCTGGCATCTCATCTACGAACGCCTCAAGGAACTCGGCCAGCTGGAGCGATTTGAACAACCCACAGACCCCAAGGATTGGGCCAGTAGCAGAGATGGGGGACCTCGGAAAATCGTAAGAGAGGATGTGAAGTTATGA
- a CDS encoding response regulator produces the protein MATILVLDDVWEAVKAIQKILNKKGYQTVGFTDEDEAIDYVRSEPVDLAILDIKLRKQSGVHVLNQMKQIRPDLKVIMLTGYPTHETAAESAELGADDYCIKPIDRRKLEEKVRQILS, from the coding sequence GTGGCAACGATTTTAGTCCTGGATGATGTTTGGGAGGCGGTCAAGGCTATCCAGAAAATTCTGAACAAGAAAGGATACCAGACCGTGGGCTTCACAGACGAAGACGAGGCTATCGATTACGTGCGCTCAGAACCTGTCGATCTCGCTATTTTGGACATAAAGCTCCGGAAGCAAAGCGGTGTTCACGTCCTAAATCAAATGAAGCAGATACGTCCAGATCTAAAAGTGATCATGTTGACAGGATATCCCACTCATGAGACTGCAGCTGAAAGTGCGGAGCTTGGTGCGGATGACTACTGCATAAAACCCATCGATCGTCGGAAACTAGAAGAAAAAGTAAGACAGATTTTGAGCTGA
- a CDS encoding (Fe-S)-binding protein encodes MQGEPIILDKREKRRLAAQFPDLCLTCGTCAGGCPVTGVDGMDMRKAVRMVLLGLEQELIDSRFPWICTLCGRCEAACPMNIDLLKMMRSARSHRERDKVPGVLHKGVEQCLKSGNNVGIPKEDYLFLLEDLAAELAEELPGFTIPIDKKGARILVTINSKEPFAEPEDMFFWWKIFYAAKESWTVPSENWEGVNWGLFTGDDDSMREVVRRIVENYKKLECEYLLLPEUGHAYFATRLGLQQWFVDEGVKFLSVHDLLKEYLETGRIKVDKSKHPELASYHDPCNYGRKSERTFGHGYYEEPRWITQQCVESFVDMEPSRANNFCCGAGGGAWAMPYAEERIYYGRVKAKQIQDSGAKLLVAPCHNCRDQIMKSLRKEYDMMDLEVKYLWELVADSLVIDQVESSSG; translated from the coding sequence ATGCAAGGTGAGCCGATTATTTTGGACAAAAGAGAAAAGCGGAGACTGGCGGCACAGTTTCCAGATCTTTGCCTCACTTGTGGCACCTGCGCCGGTGGTTGTCCGGTAACCGGAGTGGACGGTATGGATATGCGTAAAGCGGTGCGCATGGTATTGCTCGGCTTGGAACAGGAATTGATCGATTCCCGGTTTCCATGGATATGTACTCTGTGCGGCCGCTGTGAGGCAGCATGTCCCATGAACATCGATTTGCTGAAGATGATGCGTTCAGCGCGCAGCCATCGAGAACGAGACAAGGTGCCAGGAGTACTGCACAAGGGCGTGGAACAGTGCCTCAAATCTGGCAACAACGTGGGCATTCCCAAGGAAGATTATCTGTTTCTGCTGGAGGATCTGGCAGCGGAGCTGGCCGAAGAACTGCCGGGCTTCACCATACCCATTGACAAGAAAGGGGCCAGAATCCTGGTGACCATCAACTCCAAGGAGCCCTTTGCCGAACCTGAGGACATGTTTTTCTGGTGGAAAATCTTTTACGCAGCCAAGGAGTCCTGGACTGTTCCCTCGGAAAACTGGGAAGGCGTCAACTGGGGGCTTTTTACTGGTGATGACGATTCCATGCGCGAGGTGGTCCGCAGAATTGTGGAGAACTACAAGAAGCTGGAGTGCGAGTATTTACTGTTGCCGGAGTGAGGCCACGCCTACTTTGCGACCAGGCTTGGTCTGCAACAATGGTTTGTTGATGAAGGCGTCAAGTTCCTCTCCGTGCACGACCTGTTGAAGGAGTACCTGGAGACTGGCCGGATCAAGGTGGACAAGTCCAAACACCCGGAGCTTGCCAGCTATCATGACCCCTGCAATTATGGACGCAAGAGCGAGCGCACCTTTGGGCACGGCTACTATGAGGAGCCCAGGTGGATTACCCAGCAGTGCGTAGAGTCCTTCGTTGACATGGAGCCCAGCCGGGCCAACAACTTCTGCTGCGGGGCCGGCGGCGGCGCCTGGGCCATGCCCTATGCTGAGGAGCGCATCTATTACGGTCGGGTAAAGGCCAAGCAGATCCAAGATAGTGGAGCGAAGCTACTGGTGGCTCCGTGCCACAACTGCCGCGACCAGATTATGAAGAGTCTGCGCAAAGAGTATGACATGATGGATCTGGAGGTGAAGTATCTCTGGGAACTGGTGGCAGATTCACTGGTGATCGACCAGGTCGAATCCAGCAGTGGGTAG
- a CDS encoding CoB--CoM heterodisulfide reductase iron-sulfur subunit A family protein has translation MQPTTFSSIYGSVLIVGGGISGIQAALDLANSGFKVFLVEQGPAIGGLMARLDKTFPTNECSMUILSPKLVEVGRHLNIELFTLAEVESVSGKVGNFAITLRQLPRYVDQAKCVACGLCAEKCPKKVTSEYDAGLSRHKAIYLQYPQAVPLKYVIDPKTCLYFVKKGKCRACEKFCPNGAINFQEQEQQFTLRAGAIILATGSTVFNPAIANIHGYNDHRNVLTSLELERILCASGPFHGQLVRPSDHQEPNRIAWLQCVGSRDMHRCSNGYCSAVCCMYAVKQAIVAKEHSATHLDTTIFFMDMRTYGKDFDRYFEQARQEHGVRFIRSRIHSVAQKPGSDDLLITYVDDRGGLHEESFDMVVLSVGLETSTSARKLADKLGIALDNYHFAVTSSFTPVSTSMPGIYACGSFLGPRDIPSSVTEASAAACAASTALASARGSLVQEKSFPEEQDVAARPPRIGVFVCNCGVNIGRVVRVAEVVNYAASLAHVIHVEENLFSCSQDVQEQLRQVIIDKRLNRVVVAACSPRTHEPLFQETLKTAGLNPFLLEMTNIRDQNSWVHQDDPDAATEKAKDLVRMAVARAALLEPLQEELVAITPSALVIGGGVAGMTSALSLAEQGFKSYLVEKKEQLGGHALQMRTTWKGEDVSSFVANLVYQVQSHPKIEVFTSAEIIEVKGFVGNFLSTIVTPHGNRKIDHGVAIIATGARALEPDEYLYKKSDLVFCWHELEAAISNNPEMVQQAKAAAFIQCVGSREPARPYCSKICCTHSVQMAIKLKEMKPELQVFVLYRDLRTYGPREDLYTEARKQGVIFVRYQLENKPVVQEATGPDGGKFLRITVTDHVLGLPVTIEADFLNLATAIYPEDHERVAQLFKVPLNNDKFFLEAHMKLRPVDFATDGVFLCGMAHYPKPLEESIAQAQAAAARAATILAKQFVTVEPIVSSIDQEKCIGCGLCQTLCPFGAMELEEIAGVGFRAVNIAASCKGCGLCASSCPEKAIDMLHFRDSQLMAIIAAV, from the coding sequence ATGCAACCTACCACCTTTTCTTCAATCTATGGCTCAGTACTGATTGTTGGAGGGGGCATCTCTGGAATACAAGCTGCCCTAGATCTGGCAAACTCTGGATTCAAGGTTTTTCTAGTAGAGCAAGGTCCGGCAATCGGTGGACTGATGGCCAGACTCGACAAGACTTTCCCCACAAATGAGTGCTCCATGTGAATTCTGTCGCCCAAACTGGTCGAGGTCGGCCGTCATCTGAACATAGAGCTGTTCACTCTCGCAGAAGTTGAGTCTGTTTCTGGCAAAGTGGGAAATTTTGCCATTACACTCAGGCAGCTTCCCCGCTATGTGGATCAGGCAAAATGTGTGGCCTGCGGCCTGTGCGCTGAAAAGTGTCCCAAAAAGGTAACCAGTGAGTACGACGCGGGTTTGAGCCGGCACAAAGCAATTTATCTGCAGTATCCTCAAGCTGTACCACTCAAATACGTCATAGACCCCAAAACTTGCCTCTATTTTGTCAAAAAAGGCAAGTGTCGAGCCTGTGAAAAATTCTGCCCCAATGGCGCTATCAATTTCCAAGAGCAGGAGCAGCAGTTCACCCTGCGGGCCGGAGCCATAATATTGGCCACAGGTTCCACCGTCTTCAATCCAGCCATAGCCAATATCCACGGTTACAATGACCATCGGAATGTTTTGACCAGTCTGGAGCTAGAACGAATCCTCTGTGCCTCGGGTCCTTTCCATGGTCAGCTGGTACGCCCCTCGGATCACCAGGAACCAAACCGCATTGCCTGGCTCCAGTGCGTGGGTTCAAGAGACATGCACCGCTGCAGCAATGGCTACTGCTCGGCAGTTTGCTGTATGTACGCAGTCAAGCAGGCGATTGTCGCCAAAGAACACAGTGCAACACATCTCGACACCACCATATTTTTCATGGACATGCGCACTTACGGCAAGGACTTCGACAGGTACTTTGAACAAGCCCGTCAAGAGCATGGTGTGCGCTTCATTCGCAGTCGGATCCACAGCGTTGCCCAGAAGCCCGGCAGCGACGACCTGCTCATTACTTATGTGGACGACCGAGGTGGACTCCATGAAGAGAGCTTTGATATGGTGGTGCTCTCCGTGGGGCTGGAAACCTCGACCTCAGCTAGGAAACTGGCTGACAAGTTGGGAATTGCTCTAGACAACTATCATTTTGCCGTAACCAGTTCCTTTACTCCGGTCAGCACCTCAATGCCTGGAATATACGCTTGTGGTTCCTTTCTGGGGCCCAGGGATATCCCCTCCTCGGTAACTGAGGCCAGCGCTGCTGCCTGTGCCGCCTCTACTGCACTGGCGTCGGCTCGAGGCAGCCTGGTTCAGGAAAAATCCTTTCCAGAGGAACAGGATGTTGCGGCAAGGCCACCCAGAATAGGGGTATTTGTATGCAACTGCGGCGTCAACATCGGGAGAGTAGTGCGAGTCGCTGAGGTAGTAAACTATGCCGCCAGTCTTGCCCATGTGATCCACGTGGAGGAAAACCTCTTTTCCTGCTCCCAGGATGTCCAGGAGCAGCTGCGCCAGGTAATCATTGACAAAAGACTCAATCGGGTGGTGGTGGCTGCTTGTTCACCCCGGACCCATGAACCCCTCTTCCAAGAAACTCTCAAGACGGCCGGCCTCAACCCCTTTCTCCTCGAGATGACGAACATCCGCGACCAGAACTCTTGGGTGCACCAGGATGATCCGGATGCTGCCACCGAAAAGGCCAAGGATCTGGTGCGCATGGCAGTGGCCCGGGCGGCGCTGCTGGAGCCCCTGCAAGAAGAACTGGTTGCCATTACACCCAGCGCCCTGGTAATTGGTGGAGGTGTTGCCGGCATGACCTCTGCCCTCAGCCTGGCCGAACAGGGGTTCAAGAGCTACCTTGTGGAGAAAAAAGAGCAACTTGGCGGGCACGCCCTGCAGATGAGAACCACCTGGAAGGGTGAAGATGTTTCTTCTTTTGTTGCTAATCTGGTGTACCAAGTACAATCGCATCCGAAAATCGAGGTATTCACTTCTGCTGAGATCATTGAGGTAAAAGGCTTCGTAGGCAATTTCTTGAGCACCATAGTTACCCCACACGGAAACAGAAAGATTGACCATGGGGTAGCCATTATTGCCACGGGAGCCAGGGCGCTCGAACCGGACGAATATCTTTATAAGAAAAGTGATCTCGTTTTCTGCTGGCACGAACTGGAAGCCGCCATTAGCAATAACCCCGAAATGGTCCAGCAGGCCAAGGCAGCAGCCTTTATCCAGTGCGTTGGTTCTCGGGAACCGGCCAGACCTTACTGTTCCAAGATCTGCTGTACTCATTCCGTGCAGATGGCAATCAAACTCAAGGAAATGAAACCTGAACTGCAGGTGTTCGTACTCTATCGTGACCTGCGCACCTATGGCCCGCGGGAAGATCTCTATACTGAGGCCAGAAAACAGGGAGTGATCTTCGTTCGCTATCAGCTGGAAAATAAACCAGTGGTGCAAGAAGCAACAGGCCCCGATGGCGGCAAATTTTTGCGGATCACGGTTACCGATCATGTCCTGGGGCTGCCTGTTACTATCGAGGCAGATTTCCTCAACCTGGCCACAGCAATCTATCCTGAGGACCATGAAAGGGTGGCGCAACTATTCAAGGTGCCGCTCAATAATGACAAGTTTTTTCTGGAAGCTCACATGAAGCTGAGACCAGTGGATTTTGCCACTGATGGTGTGTTTCTCTGTGGGATGGCCCATTACCCCAAACCGCTGGAGGAGAGCATCGCCCAGGCCCAAGCTGCAGCAGCCAGGGCAGCCACTATTCTTGCCAAGCAATTCGTCACTGTTGAGCCTATTGTCTCCTCGATTGATCAGGAAAAGTGCATTGGCTGCGGTTTGTGTCAGACGCTTTGTCCTTTCGGCGCGATGGAGCTCGAGGAAATTGCCGGGGTGGGGTTTCGGGCTGTAAACATCGCGGCGTCCTGCAAGGGCTGCGGTCTCTGTGCTTCCTCCTGTCCAGAGAAAGCCATTGACATGCTCCATTTCAGAGACAGCCAGCTGATGGCAATTATAGCCGCAGTATAG